From one Asterias amurensis chromosome 10, ASM3211899v1 genomic stretch:
- the LOC139942597 gene encoding ficolin-1-A-like: MVRPLRSSQAFQVYCDMETDGGGWTVFQRRQDGSVDFSLDYASYSRGFGNVDGEFWLGNDNLHLLTAQGEYQLRVDLQGFDQVTGYAKFDSFTVADASENYMLRVEGYTGNASNGLKSHNYMGFTTKDKDNDVNALGNCAHEYPGGWWFRFCLASNLNGLYFHHADLSSRGVTWNAFANYRSLKFSEMKIRSRV, translated from the exons ATGGTACGACCTCTACGCTCCAGTCAGGCTTTCCAGGTGTATTGTGATATGGAAACAGACGGTGGTGGATGGACG GTGTTCCAGCGGCGCCAGGACGGCAGTGTAGATTTCTCTTTGGACTATGCCAGCTACAGCCGTGGCTTTGGGAATGTAGATGGAGAGTTTTGGCTCGGTAATGACAACTTGCACCTTCTGACCGCTCAGGGCGAGTACCAACTACGCGTGGATCTTCAAGGTTTCGATCAGGTTACCGGGTATGCCAAGTTTGACTCCTTCACCGTCGCTGATGCGAGTGAGAACTACATGCTGCGAGTGGAGGGTTACACAGGAAATGCAT CCAACGGGTTAAAATCCCATAACTACATGGGCTTCACGACCAAAGACAAAGACAACGACGTCAATGCCTTAGGCAACTGCGCACATGAGTATCCAGGGGGCTGGTGGTTCAGGTTCTGTCTCGCATCTAACTTGAACGGGCTTTATTTCCATCATGCCGATCTCAGTAGTCGGGGAGTTACATGGAATGCCTTTGCAAATTATCGCTCACTCAAATtttctgagatgaaaattagaaGCCGAGTTTAG